The following DNA comes from Desulfolucanica intricata.
TTCAACCCGTAGTTATCCACAGTGACCGTGGGTGCCAATTTGTATCTAAAAGCTACCTTGAAGCTACACCAGCAGCACATTTTATCCACAGTTACTCAAATAAGGGTAACCCATGGGACAACGCATGTATCGAAGCCTTCCATGCCTTAATAAAGCGTGAATGGCTCAACCGGTATGTGATAAAAAATGTTAGCCATGCTCATAACTTAGTGTTTGAGTATATAGAGACTTT
Coding sequences within:
- a CDS encoding integrase core domain-containing protein — its product is QPVVIHSDRGCQFVSKSYLEATPAAHFIHSYSNKGNPWDNACIEAFHALIKREWLNRYVIKNVSHAHNLVFEYIETFYNTVRIHEHCGMRSPYDFENTLVC